Proteins co-encoded in one Arachis hypogaea cultivar Tifrunner chromosome 11, arahy.Tifrunner.gnm2.J5K5, whole genome shotgun sequence genomic window:
- the LOC112722804 gene encoding nuclear transcription factor Y subunit B-6 produces the protein METGGGFHGYHNLPTTTSGLKLSVSEMNMRAVENNNTGSNNNTHTDDNECTVREQDRFMPIANVIRIMRKILPPHAKISDDAKETIQECVSEYISFITGEANERCQREQRKTITAEDVLWAMSKLGFDDYIEPLTMYLHRYRELEGDRTSMRGEPLGKRTVDYGTLGVAATSAFVPQFHIGHHHHHPRPSGYYGTPMGNYIRDASNAGSSLQPPSLAYAEPNTQYK, from the exons ATGGAAACTGGAGGAGGCTTTCACGGTTATCACAACCTTCCTACCACTACCTctg GGTTGAAGCTATCTGTGTCAGAGATGAACATGAGAGCAGTAGAAAACAACAACACAGGAAGCAATAATAATACTCATACAGATGATAACGAATGCACTGTGAGGGAGCAAGATCGGTTCATGCCAATAGCAAATGTGATTAGGATAATGCGCAAGATCCTGCCACCGCACGCTAAAATCTCCGACGACGCAAAAGAAACAATACAAGAGTGCGTATCGGAGTACATCAGCTTTATCACCGGAGAAGCCAACGAGCGGTGTCAGAGGGAGCAACGGAAGACCATCACAGCGGAGGACGTTCTTTGGGCAATGAGTAAGCTTGGCTTTGACGATTACATTGAGCCTCTGACGATGTACCTTCATAGGTACCGTGAGCTTGAAGGTGACCGTACCTCCATGAGAGGAGAGCCACTTGGAAAGAGGACTGTTGACTATGGAACTCTTGGTGTTGCTGCTACTTCTGCTTTTGTTCCACAGTTTCACATTggacatcaccatcatcatcctcGTCCCAGTGGCTACTATGGTACACCCATGGGGAATTACATTAGAGATGCATCCAATGCTGGCTCGTCTCTTCAACCTCCTTCACTCGCTTATGCTGAACCAAATACTCAATACAAATGA